One Ostrea edulis chromosome 2, xbOstEdul1.1, whole genome shotgun sequence genomic region harbors:
- the LOC125682311 gene encoding uncharacterized protein LOC125682311 isoform X1, producing MSLISKMSTQKTIPDFILLISILSVFEMTCARPEITALSPLQVTEYREIKLQCTVAPSMNITLRWTWWCAGKKMKDDNGGLTSTMTFSAKREHDETWCYCRAQSETSKIKYDEISNLQTVTVYYLPRDNPHLVALSLTSLAVGHDFILQCSISTLGNPPLSWFWTCGQKNISHGRMSVFNMSSSKIVFEAEAWQNKMSCFCTAVSSKYNFRALSNEVKITVYYGPLDYPELINKSLLHVEKGSSVTLRCHVSSEGNPRLYWSWHCGKLLMEKEVTYGDTWSELTFVASQQFNQRACYCRLSSMSEIIRYNKVSQKMFITIKDGQGCISFGIFASTTSVLSGIAGIAFLVIIMQNVRKKPKKLRACRCFGSLFRDSRRTVQPSQPKLRQNQNRATTFIEAHTYEAVQPPTKKSPKERKRRKKWFVSIPWSGSNKVSTIRELYEENVTSICNAVLHLGI from the exons ATGTCATTGATTTCCAAAATGTCAACACAGAAGACCATTCCTGATTTCATCCTTCTGATTTCGATATTATCAGTTTTCG AGATGACTTGCGCTCGCCCTGAAATTACAGCGTTGTCTCCCCTTCAAGTTACGGAATACAGGGAAATAAAGTTACAGTGTACAGTGGCGCCATCTATGAATATTACTTTGAGATGGACATGGTGGTGTGCTGGCAAGAAGATGAAAGATGATAATGGCGGTTTAACGTCAACCATGACTTTTTCTGCGAAACGAGAACATGACGAGACTTGGTGCTACTGCAGAGCTCAGTCTGAAACCTCTAAGATAAAATACGACGAAATTTCAAATCTACAGACTGTCACTGTGTATT ATTTACCACGTGATAATCCACATTTGGTAGCTTTGTCGCTGACATCTTTGGCGGTTGGACATGATTTCATTCTTCAGTGCAGTATTTCTACCCTGGGGAATCCTCCATTATCCTGGTTCTGGACGTGCGGCCAGAAAAATATCTCTCATGGAAGAATGAGCGTCTTCAATATGTCCTCATCAAAGATCGTGTTCGAAGCCGAAGCGTGGCAGAACAAGATGTCATGTTTCTGTACCGCTGTCAGTTCAAAATACAACTTTCGTGCTCTGTCAAATGAAGTTAAAATCACTGTATATT ATGGACCTTTGGATTATCCTGAACTCATCAATAAATCACTTCTTCACGTAGAAAAGGGTTCGTCAGTTACTCTACGCTGTCACGTGTCCTCTGAGGGAAATCCTCGCCTATATTGGTCTTGGCACTGTGGAAAACTTTTGATGGAGAAGGAAGTTACATACGGTGACACGTGGTCCGAGCTGACCTTTGTGGCATCCCAGCAATTCAATCAGAGAGCTTGTTACTGCCGACTTAGTTCAATGTCCGAGATTATCCGTTACAACAAAGTTTCTCAAAAGATGTTTATAACCATTAAAG ATGGACAAGGCTGTATCTCCTTTGGTATTTTCGCATCCACAACCTCTGTGCTCTCGGGGATTGCAGGGATTGCATTCCTTGTTATCATAATGCAAAACGTCAGAAAGAAACCCAAGAAGCTTCGTGCATGCCGATGTTTCGGTAGTTTGTTCAGGGATTCCAGACGCACAG TGCAACCATCACAACCAAAATTAAG ACAAAATCAAAACAGAGCCACCACATTTATTGAGGCACATACTTATGAAGCTGTTCAGCCTCCAACGAAAAAGTCACCAAAAG AGAGGAAGAGGAGGAAGAAATGGTTTGTGAGCATTCCATGGTCAGGGTCTAACAAA GTCTCCACTATACGAGAACTTTACGAAGAAAATGTAACATCCATCTGCAACGCAGTCCTTCATTTAGGAATATGA
- the LOC125682311 gene encoding uncharacterized protein LOC125682311 isoform X2 codes for MSLISKMSTQKTIPDFILLISILSVFEMTCARPEITALSPLQVTEYREIKLQCTVAPSMNITLRWTWWCAGKKMKDDNGGLTSTMTFSAKREHDETWCYCRAQSETSKIKYDEISNLQTVTVYYLPRDNPHLVALSLTSLAVGHDFILQCSISTLGNPPLSWFWTCGQKNISHGRMSVFNMSSSKIVFEAEAWQNKMSCFCTAVSSKYNFRALSNEVKITVYYGPLDYPELINKSLLHVEKGSSVTLRCHVSSEGNPRLYWSWHCGKLLMEKEVTYGDTWSELTFVASQQFNQRACYCRLSSMSEIIRYNKVSQKMFITIKDGQGCISFGIFASTTSVLSGIAGIAFLVIIMQNVRKKPKKLRACRCFGSLFRDSRRTVQPSQPKLRQNQNRATTFIEAHTYEAVQPPTKKSPKERKRRKKWSPLYENFTKKM; via the exons ATGTCATTGATTTCCAAAATGTCAACACAGAAGACCATTCCTGATTTCATCCTTCTGATTTCGATATTATCAGTTTTCG AGATGACTTGCGCTCGCCCTGAAATTACAGCGTTGTCTCCCCTTCAAGTTACGGAATACAGGGAAATAAAGTTACAGTGTACAGTGGCGCCATCTATGAATATTACTTTGAGATGGACATGGTGGTGTGCTGGCAAGAAGATGAAAGATGATAATGGCGGTTTAACGTCAACCATGACTTTTTCTGCGAAACGAGAACATGACGAGACTTGGTGCTACTGCAGAGCTCAGTCTGAAACCTCTAAGATAAAATACGACGAAATTTCAAATCTACAGACTGTCACTGTGTATT ATTTACCACGTGATAATCCACATTTGGTAGCTTTGTCGCTGACATCTTTGGCGGTTGGACATGATTTCATTCTTCAGTGCAGTATTTCTACCCTGGGGAATCCTCCATTATCCTGGTTCTGGACGTGCGGCCAGAAAAATATCTCTCATGGAAGAATGAGCGTCTTCAATATGTCCTCATCAAAGATCGTGTTCGAAGCCGAAGCGTGGCAGAACAAGATGTCATGTTTCTGTACCGCTGTCAGTTCAAAATACAACTTTCGTGCTCTGTCAAATGAAGTTAAAATCACTGTATATT ATGGACCTTTGGATTATCCTGAACTCATCAATAAATCACTTCTTCACGTAGAAAAGGGTTCGTCAGTTACTCTACGCTGTCACGTGTCCTCTGAGGGAAATCCTCGCCTATATTGGTCTTGGCACTGTGGAAAACTTTTGATGGAGAAGGAAGTTACATACGGTGACACGTGGTCCGAGCTGACCTTTGTGGCATCCCAGCAATTCAATCAGAGAGCTTGTTACTGCCGACTTAGTTCAATGTCCGAGATTATCCGTTACAACAAAGTTTCTCAAAAGATGTTTATAACCATTAAAG ATGGACAAGGCTGTATCTCCTTTGGTATTTTCGCATCCACAACCTCTGTGCTCTCGGGGATTGCAGGGATTGCATTCCTTGTTATCATAATGCAAAACGTCAGAAAGAAACCCAAGAAGCTTCGTGCATGCCGATGTTTCGGTAGTTTGTTCAGGGATTCCAGACGCACAG TGCAACCATCACAACCAAAATTAAG ACAAAATCAAAACAGAGCCACCACATTTATTGAGGCACATACTTATGAAGCTGTTCAGCCTCCAACGAAAAAGTCACCAAAAG AGAGGAAGAGGAGGAAGAAATG GTCTCCACTATACGAGAACTTTACGAAGAAAATGTAA
- the LOC125680096 gene encoding uncharacterized protein LOC125680096 has product MKAPNTKVNILMTDDDNSEKDSTTYINIIAEQIRNNTLVQKHRLDNILSALDHIISTNEGSKQIHNSVKDFKKTEKISSNAKNLLQPRFRPTSEKPGRIPNLQFKKSTEEEMRNLLPDDSGSSQVSPVPVSLPRPSVAPYPPLRLVPQTTNTLPTQPPQQSVFSVGTGLGQPTWMRIPPFMLGRRIVTTINGKKQVIVFTNGGKRNDATEKDGE; this is encoded by the exons AAAAAGATTCGACAACTTATATAAACATAATAGCTGAACAGATTAGGAACAATACATTAGTTCAAAAACATAGGTTAGATAATATTCTAAGTGCCTTAGACCATATTATCTCAACAAATGAGGGTAGCAAGCAAATTCACAATTCTGTAAAAGATTTCAAAAAGACAGAGAAGATTTCCTCTAATGCCAAAAATTTATTACAACCTCGATTTAGACCAACTTCCGAAAAGCCTGGTAGGATTCCAAACCTCCAATTTAAAAAGTCAACAGAGGAGGAAATGAGGAATCTTCTCCCCGATGACTCCGG ATCATCTCAAGTCTCCCCAGTACCTGTTTCCTTGCCTAGACCATCTGTGGCACCATATCCTCCCTTAAGACTAGTTCCCCAAACAACAAACACACTTCCTACACAACCACCACAGCAAAGTGTATTTAG TGTTGGAACTGGTTTGGGGCAGCCAACATGGATGAGAATACCACCCTTTATGCTTGGAAGGAGAATTGTTACCACCATCAATGGCAAGAAACAGGTCATTGTATTCACAAATGGAGGGAAAAGAAATG ATGCTACTGAGAAAGATGGGGAGTAA